CTCTCAAAGTATTTGATTCgtgataaaaattgaaattgagaGGAAAGTTGCAAAATTACAGGAACCAAATTTGAGTTTTTTGAAATTCAAGGACTCATTAAAAAAAAGCATAATTAATTCTCTTTTTCAGTTGAAAGGCTAAGGCTATTTATACAGACAAAGCCCAAGTGTAGCAACGTTGGCGGTTGGGCCCACAATATGAGCACACGTATTCTTCGTCTTTTAAGTGGATTGGTCGTCTGATTAATTCCGTAAAATGTGTGCACATGCCCACATGATGCATATGTATTCTTTCATGTTATAACGGCAAATTTTGTTTGCCGTCTCACATTCCACAATCCAAATAGCGATTTGCCCTTTTATCCTTCGGCTCGTGCCCGGAAAccagaaaaggaaagaaggatcggagaggaaggagagagaaaggccGAGGAGGGCGATGATGCAGTTCGAGTTGGTGAAGAGAGAGAACCGGGTCCGTGTGTGGGGCGGGGCCCTCTTGCTGTTCGTCTTCGTCATGGTCGCCACCCCGAGAATCCCCCACTCCCCCGCCCTCCACCTCTTCGCCGACATGCGCAACTTCTTGGGTCCGCTCCGCTCGCTCCCCCAACTTCCCCGGACCTCCTTTCTATACCTCTCTTTCTTGATTTCTTCATTCTTAATTTCTTtcccccattttttttttctttgcccaTTTAATGATCGTATCAGGAGTTCCCAATACTCTGAACGTGCTGACGAGCTTTCCCTTCTTGCTGATCGGCGTGCCTGGCCTCGTCCTCTGCCTCTCCGGCAGCTGTTTCGGCATCAGGTttgctcttttcttctctctctcatagatttataattttttttttttttgttgttttgatGGATGGGGTCTTTGAGTTGGTAGCTTAAAAGGGGAGGTCTGGGGCTGGGCATTGTATTATGCTGGGGCAGCGGCGGCTGCTTTTGGATCTGCTTATTATCATCTGAAGCCGGACGACGAACGGGTTATTTGGGACCGATTACCGGTATTTCTTCATTCATTGCTTTCTTTGTTCTGCATCGTATGTTTTCTCTTTTCAATTGGATTGTGAGATTTTGGATTGAAAACTGGATTCTTTCTTAGGCAATGGATGTCTTTTTGCTTGGGTTGCTGTTTATCTTGTGTTTGTTTATGAGATGATTTAAGGAATCGGATTTGTCTTTGGATTGCCTGTGTTTTAGCCAATTGGTCGAGGAAATTTGACCTGATGCATTTGGAACGTGAAGCAAAAGAACCCGACAAGTCTTGGAATCGTACCCCTTATACTTCCATGTGTATCTTAAGTCTTCATCTCCGGATCTTTTGACCTTTTAGGCTTTGCCAATGCCAATAGTTTATGTTTAATGTGATTTCTTGTAGATGACCTTCAGCAACTTGCTTGATTCTAAATCATTCTGTCCTCTTAACCTGGTATCATATTTATCATTATAAAGATCCCACCTTTTCTTATACATATCTCATGACATGTTGACTTCCCATTGCGTCATTATATTTTGtgctgaaaatttaaaatttttgtcaCTTCGTGATCTGCATCTCGAGTATCTAGATTGTTTGGGCTTTTGGGTCATGCAATTTGaatcaaggtttgccataccattTAGTACCATACTATACCTGACATATTGTACCGGTACATAATCTCATACTATACCGGCGCTTGGTACGTTTTACCATCTCATACCATACCATGTACCGACACTATAATAGTACTAGCATATAGGGTTTGGTACTGAAACCACGAACCATGCTTTGAATTCATGTGACTTGGGTTTGCACACCTATCACCGTGTTCCTTAATTCTTAGTCATTCAATCTCTTTGAGGATGTATCGTACTGATTATTGTTGAGAGCCCACCTTCTCTTGTGTATCCTATCGTATATTCTTCCCATGTTTCAATATGTCCCAACCCCTGCATCTCTTTATGCCTCTTAGACGCAGATTTTGATTTCTATTATTTGTTTCTTAAGACATTTTAAGATACCTCTTATTCTCTATGCCTTTGCTTTTATTTACTTGGTAACACACCATGCAATTCTAGCAAGATTAAGACTATTAAAGTAAACAattcattaataaaaataaaaagtaacaaATTTTATAAATTCATGTGATGATTGGGAACACAAGGATATCATAGGAATTTAGATGCTTAAGCTTTTGTCGCTGATTCATTAACTTCAACCTTGTGAGTTCAAAACTTTTTAACTAgctatattttttgaaattatgtGATGTAGATGATGATTTCAGCCTCTTCAGTCCTATCTAACTTACTCATAGAGCGATATGATGAGCGGATGGGGATTACATGTTTGTTTTCCCTCCTAATGCTTGTTTTGGTTAGCATTGCATGCGAAAGGTGATTAAATTTTACTCTTAGTTTGAATTCTAGTTCTTGTGTGAATTAAAAAATGCTCAAGGAATATCTAACAAAGATTTCTGTTGGATGTGCTATCTTAGCTGGTTGCAGGACCTTTGATGATCTTCGTCTCTGCATGATGTTCTATTTTGTTCCATGTGTTGCAATTCCTGCAATGGTATTCTTGTTCCCACCAAAGTACACCCATTCAAAATATTGGTTCTGGGCAACAGGTTGAATTCTATACCTTTAACTGCATTGCTGGTTTATCTTTTCCTCCATAAAGTTTGTgtatatcatatataaaaaaaaaaagaaatttgtttGTTGCATAacagaataaagaaaaaaaatccttgcTTTCCTCCTACGTTTATTCATGTGATGCCCTGGTAATCCAGGCTTAATGAAGACACCATGATTTTCACCCAGAAGTCTCTAATGCTAAAGAAGGAAGAATCATTCAGTAACAAACTTATACTTAGTTAGAGGGTTAGTTTCATGGTTCACCAAAAGAGGTGAAATTACTGGGCTTGGTGGTGAAGCTTGAAATTGCTGatctctctctgtataaaattgtCATATTTTGTTTTTTTACAGCTAAGATTTACAAATTAACCTCTCAGTCAACTTGAGACATGTCTGTGCTGTCATCATCAAGTAAATTTGTCCGATATTAGTtccattaaattaataaattgtcttgttttattgaaaattttgaaatgtcAATTTCCTTTCCCATCTGCTAATGCTGACCATGGTTCTGCCTCTGTAAATCAGTTCTGTGCTTTATAGGCCTAAAAATGTGCGTtgcttttatcttttattttcattGACTTGGCTTCATTGGGAAATTTCCCCATGCTCGGTAAATTATGATGTAATTTTGTATCTGTGCGTGCTTTGTTGTTCACATGTTGAGTTGCTGTCACCTGGTGCAGGAGTTAGCAACCAAATTATCTTCTCCAAGAAACTAACATTAAACTTCAGAATGAATCTTTTAAATGGTTTTTGGAGAAAAAGCTCTGATAGGATTGAGAGAACATATAGGAGGTATCTGATGAATTTTTGAAGGAGATTACCATGTTTCTCAAGGGATCATAGTAAGAAAGACAAGACTGTACATGATTTAATATTGCTAGAGAAGGATATTGTTATACCATAAgtactaaagttcaaatctgcaTGTGGTTTTCTTGGTTCCGTAGTATGCTGAATCCTTCGTACTAGGTGCTGCATACATTCTACAGCAAAGGAGTGCTATGGAAAGTGGTGTGTGACATGGGATAGTGTGGTCCTACAAAATTTGGAAAGTGAGAGCACCTAAGAAGACTGTGTGTAGTCATAACAAATTGTTGGGCATCTTGATGATTACCTTTCTTGGTGGTTGGTTTCTtattctagatttaatttttatgttggaATGAATCAACTAATACATGAAATAGAAAGCCATTTGAAGGTGGGAGGTCTTATGAAATTTGAATAGTGAGAACACCTAATAAGCTTATATTAGACGTAACAATGCATTGTCGGGCACATCGGTACTTCCATAGCATCTCCTGTCTGCTTCCAGACCATCCAAGAACTCATGAGTAAACAAGTAATGCAGTCAACCATCCAATCCCTCATTATATTTGGTATGATTTCAAGTCCCATGCTTCCACTTATCTTGTTCAAcaatttatcttaaaaaagtgctgccttttctcttcttagattccACCAACTTATTTCTGGAGACCCTATGCCTTCTTTTTCCATTGTTATGCATCCATAACATACGGCATATATTGTCTTGGAACCTTGCTATTGTAAATAACATGTGGTCCTGCTTTCCACTGCCAAGCTTTTTAAATCATCTTCTTGTAAACTTGAATTTCTTTTCAATTACATAATGATTTTCTATTTTGCTTCTGTCGGATGGTTCATTTTTGAGACAAGTTTCATTGTCCAATCTTCAAGCAATTTATGTATATCTGTTGGTTTTTCTATATGATATTATGATGTGCAATGCTACAGTGCTGTATGTGCACATGTCAATATTGAATTTGTAATACTTTAAGATTTAATGTCCGTGTgtctatatgtatgtgtatatacacTTTTATACACTTTCTATTGAACTTTGCTcattcttttctttcaaaattaccATGGCTTTTACAATATTGAAGAATGAAACAATCAGTGCACTTAGGCACATGGAATGATCTAGTCTGTACATATTGGAGGTATTGACCTAACTCAGATTGGCACCTTGTTGTGAAAGGAATATGTCATGTAGGAATACCATATTTTGGAGTATGCCTTGATTTAGTGCTATTAACAGTCACGACACATCTTTCTTTGTGTAATTACCTTAATGTGGAAATATATTGTGAACCTTTTCCTGGAGGGCTTGTTGTTGCTTTCCCCTACATTGGAGGCTTGGATCTACTTTGTATACAGATGGGGAGACATGTGAGACTTTCTCTAACAATAAAAAAGCTGGGTGGATTTAATGGAAGGTACCTCTGGATTGGCATACAACTGTCAAATACCATTGAAATCTGTATCTAAATTGTATTGTTGGATGGTGTTGATTGTGGTACAAGGAGGTGAAGAATTTGTTGTAGGTATTTTTGGGGCATGACCctgataaaattttaattgagAGCAACTATTTGAGATGGTTTTTGACCAAGGCCCGCCATCTCAGTATCGGATCTCGTACCaataccatcctattatagtatCAGTATGTGGTAAGGTGTGATACGAGATAGTGTACCGAGTGTGGGTACGGTACGAGACAATGTATTGAGTATCGGTACGGTACGAGATTGGTACGATACAGTATGGTATGTTATGCCCCATAGCGGGTGATATGGGGTGGTATGGCAGACCATGGTTTTAACTACTAAATTATAGTCTAAAGATAGATTTTGAGGCATAAATTTCAAACAGAGGTTGGTAGGTTGGAGTAAATAAAAGAAAGTCTAGAAAAGAATTGGATGGAAGTCGTGAAAATTATCTGAAGACACGATATTCCAGAAGTGCTGGTCTTGGAAAGGAACAAATATTGAAGTACATCCTTGTGATGCTGCCGATGTTGATTGGGTAAAGCATGTTATTCATGTTTAAATATCCAAATGTTGCTTGCTTAAATAATTGCCTTTTATTCAGTATGGCATTGTCGGTATCTGATTAAAATATGTCCAAAAAGGCCATTTTTAAATTCAAGGGCATTCTATTTAAAGGTTTTAGACAAGGACTTTGTGACAAGCCACCCTCTTGATTATTATATGAATCTGCAGTTGACTGGTAGTATTGAATGACTTCTGTTACAAATACTGCCTTTCGCTTTCTTTTGTAATGATGGTTTTCTGTCATGTTATACTGTTATGTGCTTATATCTGATGCATCACTGCACATGATTATATTCTTGTTGAACATCATATTGCTTGTGTTGTAGATGGGATATCAAATATGTGCACCACTGCACCTTGTATACTTGATGTCCCTTTTTAACTTACAGTTGTGGTGCTGTCAATTGATGCAGGGTTTTACCTTCTGGCGAGATTTGTGGCCATTGCAGATAAAAGGGTTTACAGTGTAACAAGATATGCTATCAGTGGCCACTCGTTGGAGCACCTTTGTTTAGCAATGGTTCCTATGATGCTTACTCTGATGCTCTGGTTCAGAAATATTAAGATTGCGAGGTATGTCCTACAAAAAACTCCTGAATCAGGGACTCAATGGCTgaatgaatattttatttttcaactctTTTGAAATGCATGACACTGTCCTTATAGAGCTCATGGCATACAAGCTGGTGTCTTTTGGGTATTTAGTATGCTAGCCAGATGCCTGATGAGGTGATATCTTTCCTGTTTCCCAATCTTCACAGTCAAAAACATGTTATTTTAGTTGATTATCATGCCAGTGTTAAATAAAATATGGAACTACTGATGCTAAATAACATGAGTGGAGTTTTCCCTTTTAAAAATATACAACGGAAATGCATGCATATATGCGCAATCATATGTGTGCATGAATAAGAAAATACAGATATATGCATTCCGATATTCCAGTTAGATTCCCAGTCCCAGCCCAATTTTCTAATGACTATTTCGCTATAAACTCGCCATTTGGTACTTGGTAGCAAATAATGAAAAGCTGAAGTGATCTCCCATAATAATGGTGATGAGAAAATATCTGGAGAACATAATATTGGAGGAAATGATCTCCATCACATCGGTAACAAATTTCGGTTATCAAAATATGAAAGGAATAAGGTATATGGATAGCAATATATGAATCAGGAAGTATCTTTACTTTGAGACATGATTAAGTTAGTCTCTCTTTCTCCTCAAGTAACTAATATCTCTGAGATTGGAAGATGTCTCCAGCCTTTGAGTCTTGTGAGCCTTTGTGATGTTGTTCCCATTGTGGTCTAACATTCCTTAACTTCCAGTTCCGGAAATATATCATCTTAAGAAGCAGAAGAGATCCAAATATTCCTTCAGTTTTAGTTTACTAGAAGAAAAAATAATCTATTGAATATACATAAAGCCTTACTCTAAAGGATTTTAATTTTCCTATTACTAAAAACTTAAAATACTAAATCCATGCCTATTTCTGCCATGTCCAATCCTAGGCCTTCAGGCCTTGTGATTGCTCCAGATATGGAGAAGCATCTCCATAAAATGTTCCCCAACTGTTTCCCTCTATTTGGGCAACCAACACGAATTTGTTTCCCAAATACATATATAGTAATCACGTATGATGGTAAATGTGTTTCCCTGAAAAGATGTTCAATTTCTGATTCTTTGTAAACACGCTCTGCTCAAGCAATTCTAAGCTATTTCATCTGTTCTTTTAACATTGTCAAACAAATAACTCCATTCCATATAAATTAGTATTTGGGGCTGTCCAAGTCTTTAAGAGTAATATTTTGGATAACCGTGCACGACCGGTCAAAGCCCATAAGAGGCAAGTAGAAGTTAAGGGGTGCATCAGTAATTTTATCTTGATTATATTTTTCTGGAAGATTGCATCCTGCAACAGTACTCTCCTCTCTGTAAAGGATTCAGCCACCACTGCAGTACCGCTATGTTATAGACCAGGATCAAAACAATCCCAGGGAAAAGTGAGCCAGTGGTCCTTAACCAATCTAGATATTCCCTTGACTGAAAGCTTTCTTGACATCGGTCTTGAAACTCTTGCAAGTTGAAGGATGGAGTATGTTCTGCTGCCTGGTCCCAACCAATGATAGGCAGTACTTGCATATGCTCAATTTCTTAACTCCATTCCAAACTTATGGGCCCTTATCTATAAATCCATGCTTAATGCCATCTCAGAACCTCTTTTCAAAAGCAATGAAAGGTTTCTGTCCCATAGACATGGAGTGCTTGAATTAGCCTTTTTCTTTTACTTTGATCATATTTAGTCTGTGCTCAAGTGTTTCTCTCTAAAAGATCCTTAGAACTATGGaacatatgatatatatatatatataatatgaagTACGGCTATGAAGAAGCTGACGTAATTAAGGTATATGTCTCTGGTCTTCCATTGTTCTAACTTTTAAGTGCCCTTTGCGTCTTTTCGAACGAGGGGCCTAAATTGGTATAAATGAGGGACAGGAAGATAACAAGCATGCTATAGGGGTAGATATAGCTGAAAGATGAGATCACTTTGATGGTTCTTTCAGATTGGAAATTTGAAGgatgtataatttttttcaaaaatatttaacaTCATTTACCTAAATATGTGTGCATCTGGAAGTAATACAGTAACAATCACTCTGCCTGTGTAAACGAAGCAAATAGGAGTGGTTTTCTTTACTTGCAAGAACATTGTTTGCTACTTTTCCTGTGAAAGTAGATACGTATTTATATCCTTGAGGTTCCATTTATATGCGATATTGTTAGTTGAAGCAGTTGCTAAGCAAATTGATGATCTAATATATGGTGGTGGTTGAGTCTGATTTATAAAGCTGTGGCTGGCATGGTTTTTGTTTTCTAGGGCAGAAGGGAAAGTATAAGGTCATAATATGATGTCAGTTCACTGATCAGGCTGGGATTGGAGTAATGGAGGCATGGCAATGTTAAAGTTGATTAATCACTTTGTCAATACAAAAGTGAGTAATGTGAAAATTTATGTTAATTGCATTTAATTGAGAGATAAACCAACTCTTTTTTATATTTGTTCTCGTTTTTTTTTATGATCCAAACTTGTAAATCTTTCACAAGTTTGTGGGTTTAGAAATCTGTTTGTTGTTATAGCAAAACAGTGAAACAATGTTGTGTGAGCTGGCATAATTGATACTTGATAAGTAAAAAGCGATTGTTGCTGAACTTTTAGATGATAGGCTACTTCCTGCCGTGTAAATTTGGATATTCATATGGCTGAATCTATTGTCTAAGTTATAGTCATGACGTGATGAACCATATTatgatgtaatataatataaataatccaTCTTATAATATATATCTGAATTTTGTCAAGCGATGTTATTTTTTTCCATAAGATGTGTTATCTTATTATACTTCAGGACTTTTAGTGGTGGTCTTTCTTTGATTAGTCTCCTGGTGGTCTTTAGTTGCTAGTTATAGCATTGACTCTCTTTTTGGGATTGGTCTTGGACTTGATGACTGGCTCAGGTGGCATCTGCTTTTTCTTGCAGGGACTCTTGAAGCAGGTCAAGGCTTTAAGAAGTTAATTAAAATGACGTTAGAATCATTCATTGGTGAAGCAGGTGCAGGCGGAGAGAATATCCTGCTGGAACACTATACAATTTCTTGTTTTTGAATAGCCAACGAAGAGACAATTTGACAAATGTACTAAAACTGATTCCAAAAATGAAGTGATTCGGAACAATCAATTGATAGGAGCTGCTTCGTTGTTCTTTTCTCTGAACTTTGAGAGTAGCAACGAGGGAGATTGTGGGCTGTTGCATCTTGATGTTGTTTGCGGATATTTGTTGGAAAGGAGACGATGCTAATTTGAAGTATCGTTTTGCTTATGCCGGAGATATGACTCTCTGGCAAGATACAGTGCAATTTATGCAGCATTTTGTATGATGTTTGTTTATAACCAT
The sequence above is a segment of the Elaeis guineensis isolate ETL-2024a chromosome 7, EG11, whole genome shotgun sequence genome. Coding sequences within it:
- the LOC105047961 gene encoding uncharacterized protein isoform X2, with product MMQFELVKRENRVRVWGGALLLFVFVMVATPRIPHSPALHLFADMRNFLGVPNTLNVLTSFPFLLIGVPGLVLCLSGSCFGISLKGEVWGWALYYAGAAAAAFGSAYYHLKPDDERVIWDRLPMMISASSVLSNLLIERYDERMGITCLFSLLMLVLVSIACERTFDDLRLCMMFYFVPCVAIPAMVFLFPPKYTHSKYWFWATGFYLLARFVAIADKRVYSVTRYAISGHSLEHLCLAMVPMMLTLMLWFRNIKIARAEGKV
- the LOC105047961 gene encoding uncharacterized protein isoform X3, which encodes MMQFELVKRENRVRVWGGALLLFVFVMVATPRIPHSPALHLFADMRNFLGVPNTLNVLTSFPFLLIGVPGLVLCLSGSCFGISLKGEVWGWALYYAGAAAAAFGSAYYHLKPDDERVIWDRLPMMISASSVLSNLLIERYDERMGITCLFSLLMLVLVSIACERTFDDLRLCMMFYFVPCVAIPAMVFLFPPKYTHSKYWFWATGFYLLARFVAIADKRVYSVTRYAISGHSLEHLCLAMVPMMLTLMLWFRNIKIARDS
- the LOC105047961 gene encoding uncharacterized protein isoform X1, with product MMQFELVKRENRVRVWGGALLLFVFVMVATPRIPHSPALHLFADMRNFLGVPNTLNVLTSFPFLLIGVPGLVLCLSGSCFGISLKGEVWGWALYYAGAAAAAFGSAYYHLKPDDERVIWDRLPMMISASSVLSNLLIERYDERMGITCLFSLLMLVLVSIACERTFDDLRLCMMFYFVPCVAIPAMVFLFPPKYTHSKYWFWATGFYLLARFVAIADKRVYSVTRYAISGHSLEHLCLAMVPMMLTLMLWFRNIKIARRESIRS